The following are from one region of the Penaeus chinensis breed Huanghai No. 1 chromosome 5, ASM1920278v2, whole genome shotgun sequence genome:
- the LOC125025772 gene encoding succinate dehydrogenase assembly factor 3, mitochondrial-like isoform X2, with the protein MGGGAAIQQVFTHAQRVRLLYKTILKLHRGFPVELKALGDQYTRDEFRRHKNATPEQTQAFMVEWTNYAITIAKQLGVRGAHMSKTFGQNFKVSDLENFNDEQVYQLYELYKASVEADNGNQKES; encoded by the exons ATGGGTGGTGGAGCTGCAATTCAGCAAGTCTTTACCCACGCACAGCGAGTTAGATTACTTTACAAGACCATTCTGAAGTTACATCGTGGTTTTCCTGTAGAACTGAAAGCTCTTG GTGACCAGTACACTCGTGATGAATTTCGACGACACAAAAATGCAACGCCAGAACAAACACAAGCTTTCATGGTAGAGTGGACCAACTATGCAATCACTATAGCTAAGCAGCTAGGTGTAAGAGGAGCTCACATGTCTAAAACCTTTGGACAAAACTTTAAAGTATCCGACCTGGAAAATTTTAATGATGAACAGGTTTATCAGCTATATGAATTGTACAAAGCATCAGTTGAAGCAGATAATGGAAATCAAAAAGAATCGTAA
- the LOC125025772 gene encoding succinate dehydrogenase assembly factor 3, mitochondrial-like isoform X1 translates to MGGGAAIQQVFTHAQRVRLLYKTILKLHRGFPVELKALVLSHFIGDQYTRDEFRRHKNATPEQTQAFMVEWTNYAITIAKQLGVRGAHMSKTFGQNFKVSDLENFNDEQVYQLYELYKASVEADNGNQKES, encoded by the exons ATGGGTGGTGGAGCTGCAATTCAGCAAGTCTTTACCCACGCACAGCGAGTTAGATTACTTTACAAGACCATTCTGAAGTTACATCGTGGTTTTCCTGTAGAACTGAAAGCTCTTG TCTTGTCTCATTTTATAGGTGACCAGTACACTCGTGATGAATTTCGACGACACAAAAATGCAACGCCAGAACAAACACAAGCTTTCATGGTAGAGTGGACCAACTATGCAATCACTATAGCTAAGCAGCTAGGTGTAAGAGGAGCTCACATGTCTAAAACCTTTGGACAAAACTTTAAAGTATCCGACCTGGAAAATTTTAATGATGAACAGGTTTATCAGCTATATGAATTGTACAAAGCATCAGTTGAAGCAGATAATGGAAATCAAAAAGAATCGTAA